A genomic region of Elaeis guineensis isolate ETL-2024a chromosome 9, EG11, whole genome shotgun sequence contains the following coding sequences:
- the LOC105051932 gene encoding uncharacterized protein, producing MAAAAAASTYSLSFAPRPLFSPAPPKPVNTVSLALSRTQNPSGRFTSAPIALFASQLPRRSFRAAQKVAETDPKAINGDEENQIPENKSEEKVDKKDTPAMKMLIQAYKKAILDGDENSVCEMEAVLCAAENEKNDLSVKFTEITAEIASGKDRLLRLKADFENLRKQSEKYRLNFTSDIQEEVVQSLLPMVDSFENAKQKIKPETDKEKKIDTSYQGIYKQFVEIMRSLRVSVVETVGKPFDPAIHEAVAREESPQFKAGIVSQEIRRGFFLGDRLLRPAQVKVSTGSGVVKADSATEDSMEQLEEASEPAEDSTHTSSNS from the exons atggccgccgccgccgccgcctccaCCTACTCCCTTTCCTTTGCCCCTCGCCCCCTCTTTTCACCCGCCCCGCCCAAACCCGTCAACACCGTTTCCCTTGCTCTCTCgcgaacccaaaaccctagcgGAAGATTCACTTCAGCGCCCATAGCCCTCTTCGCTTCCCAACTTCCCCGGAGATCCTTCAGGGCAGCTCAAAAGGTCGCGGAAACAGATCCAAAA GCAATAAACGGGGATGAGGAGAACCAGATCCCAGAGAATAAATCAGAAGAAAAGGTAGATAAAAAGGATACACCTGCTATGAAGATGCTAATTCAAGCTTACAAGAAGGCTATTCTAGATGGAGATGAAAACAGTGTTTGTGAAATGGAGGCAGTACTTTGTGCTGCTGAGAATGAGAAGAATGATTTATCTGTGAAATTTACAGAAataacagcagaaatagcttctgGGAAGGATAGACTTCTCCGCTTGAAAGCCGATTTTGAGAATCTTAGAAAGCAATCTGAGAAGTACCGTCTTAATTTTACATCGGATATTCAAGAGGAAGTAGTTCAGAGCTTGTTGCCCATGGTTGACAGTTTTGAGAATGCCAAGCAGAAGATAAAGCCAGAAACAGACAAGGAGAAGAAAATCGACACAAGCTATCAGGGTATATACAAGCAGTTTGTGGAGATCATGAGAAGCCTTCGTGTATCAGTAGTAGAGACAGTTGGCAAGCCATTTGATCCTGCA ATTCATGAGGCTGTTGCACGAGAAGAGTCTCCACAGTTTAAGGCGGGCATTGTTTCACAAGAAATTCGTCGTGGGTTTTTTCTAGGTGATCGGCTTCTAAGGCCAGCTCAGGTCAAAGTCTCCACAGGCTCTGGTGTAGTGAAAGCAGATTCAGCTACTGAAGATTCCATGGAGCAACTGGAAGAGGCTTCTGAACCTGCAGAAGATTCTACACATACATCCAGCAACAGCTAG